The following proteins come from a genomic window of Corallococcus sp. NCRR:
- a CDS encoding LVIVD repeat-containing protein, producing the protein MAHPSRWLLLSASLVLGGCPSSSGDDAGTPPPPVDSGTPDAGASDAGEVWDGGAETLEDPGDAPEREPYSDCTFMPAIGATVPSCADPALFDRSMCPSGALDDVEASGAYEVRLLSTITPLQINFTLRLSSDGGVGQSDGNPLLFQDVGDGEFFFGTQVRSSFPTPSFRNRIFAGCTRPEPDRVNGCYAWCNPEGQVTSKGSFTALRPGWGRGEGEASGLKLVSESAVPLAFPVDIYVTKGHAYVVAIGDKTGEGGLAVYDVKDPAHPVLKKRIQLEGDTYWNGAWAKDDALYIASADSGVIVYDITNPADPQYVRALPGGALNVHTVHVRGDRLYGMAPSSSSQTLMFDVSSALSPQLMERISIPDESFGGVHDAFAYGDNLYVNHTTDGYIAFDVSDPMHVRELGRYAYSDAFSHANAVGTFAGRTIAFEGGEGVNAHLRVLDVTDPANMRLIGRYALRPEFSIHNMVLVGTKLYIAYYQEGVRVLDVSVPPRPREVAYFNTSQNTPPLRMGSEFFSNAVGIRVPGDGFIYVVDTNRGLLILQEE; encoded by the coding sequence ATGGCCCATCCCTCCCGTTGGCTGTTGCTCTCCGCCTCCCTGGTCCTGGGTGGCTGTCCCTCCTCCTCCGGCGATGACGCTGGCACGCCGCCGCCTCCCGTGGACAGCGGCACTCCCGACGCGGGGGCTTCCGACGCGGGCGAGGTCTGGGATGGCGGAGCGGAGACGCTGGAGGACCCGGGGGACGCGCCGGAACGCGAGCCGTACTCGGACTGCACCTTCATGCCAGCGATAGGCGCCACCGTTCCTTCGTGCGCGGATCCGGCCCTGTTCGACCGGTCCATGTGCCCATCCGGAGCGCTCGATGACGTGGAGGCTTCGGGCGCATACGAGGTGCGCTTGCTATCCACCATCACTCCCCTCCAGATCAACTTCACGCTGCGGCTGTCTTCGGATGGGGGCGTGGGCCAGAGCGATGGAAACCCGCTGCTCTTCCAGGATGTAGGGGACGGGGAGTTCTTCTTCGGGACCCAGGTCCGCAGCTCGTTTCCCACTCCCTCCTTCCGGAACCGCATCTTCGCCGGCTGCACGCGGCCAGAGCCGGACCGCGTCAACGGTTGCTACGCGTGGTGCAATCCCGAGGGACAGGTGACGTCCAAGGGCAGCTTCACGGCGCTGCGCCCCGGATGGGGACGGGGCGAGGGGGAGGCCTCGGGCCTGAAGCTCGTCTCCGAGTCCGCCGTCCCACTGGCCTTCCCGGTGGATATCTACGTCACGAAGGGCCACGCGTACGTGGTGGCCATTGGCGACAAGACCGGGGAGGGAGGCCTGGCGGTCTATGACGTGAAGGACCCCGCCCACCCGGTGCTCAAGAAGCGGATCCAACTGGAGGGGGATACCTACTGGAACGGCGCCTGGGCGAAGGACGACGCGCTCTACATCGCCAGCGCTGACTCCGGCGTCATCGTCTACGACATCACGAACCCGGCGGATCCGCAGTACGTGCGCGCGCTGCCCGGCGGCGCCCTCAACGTGCACACCGTGCACGTGCGCGGAGACCGGCTCTACGGCATGGCGCCATCGTCCTCCAGCCAGACGCTCATGTTCGACGTGAGCTCGGCGCTCTCCCCGCAGCTGATGGAGCGCATCTCGATTCCGGACGAGAGCTTCGGGGGCGTGCACGACGCCTTCGCGTATGGCGACAACCTCTATGTCAACCACACCACCGACGGTTACATCGCCTTCGACGTGAGTGACCCGATGCACGTCCGGGAGCTGGGGCGCTACGCCTATAGCGACGCGTTCAGCCACGCGAACGCCGTGGGCACCTTCGCGGGACGCACCATCGCGTTCGAGGGCGGCGAGGGGGTGAACGCGCACCTGCGCGTGCTGGACGTCACCGACCCCGCGAACATGCGGCTCATCGGCCGGTACGCGCTGCGTCCCGAGTTCTCCATCCACAACATGGTGCTCGTGGGCACGAAGCTCTACATCGCGTACTACCAGGAGGGCGTGCGCGTGCTGGACGTGTCCGTGCCGCCCCGGCCGCGCGAGGTGGCGTACTTCAACACGTCCCAGAACACCCCGCCGCTCCGGATGGGCTCCGAGTTCTTCTCGAACGCCGTTGGCATCCGCGTGCCGGGGGACGGGTTCATCTACGTGGTGGACACGAACCGGGGCCTGCTCATCCTCCAGGAGGAATGA